From one Streptomyces sp. N50 genomic stretch:
- a CDS encoding CHAT domain-containing protein: MAERSGGLAGLAVALPYIMKAYDLPSSTAGPVPADAPRPVPPVEGRGAVDDAGAADIGQLARSLNAPTILTEIISPGFVTLDELRALTERSLADGDAGDGPARAIAALSYLALGMRTGEQGCFDRALALLAEVRNSSGPVERETEWLLQATVPAVLLGSHLTGHSLQDGQVAQELIEAALAPGGTLATSAVPERPGASGLLYMNQCVRAQFAIDRAQRDQDASRLDEIRDELLGLAERETAEDSEWRGLPRILLCVLELVRVQLTADLTALRSAVDQHAAALAHTGSLPFVRPLLTTMEAPLLALATHLEPDTGRVRRSLASARAALEAPASVSGQRPRNRLAIALALRTLHARAPDPELLDETIAELDAAVAELGEQGGDQARGDAADLVVPLHQQLATALAERVGRADPTHDAAAHDRLSRALDHARRALRASADDVLLQLGAEHGLRAARAAGDLGVQAAGWAIRLNRPETAVACLEAGRALVLHAAAAGTTVADRLEALGAYDTARAWRQATAVAGASGPAALDDVLHPDATGAPRLPSALRREALELVRSAPGSTPVAAPPPAQIIGATLARCRADALVHLVPGTGGAPGAALLVRPGHAVRAVPLPGLSAASRGPLDDFLLAGAALRRGRGPDAHDPGAVPPVRRPEHKWQRALDRLCAWVGESVVAPVLDALDVWERALTESGLRPAGAGPAPDPVRLVIVPCGDLGVVPWQAALLPLPDAGTRDAGPGRLPATARLCELAVVTYAASGAELVHGTRRSRLPIGQGQALVSAPGFLLYAEDEIKALRTAYYGGARVLAEDGTDGGPDVPTPDAVLEVLGARSPGTGGRAGLVHLACHGTAGADPTRSALHLWYPEDQPAENGHLTVTTLLDTPSAGSRRGPLVVLSACETDLSNADHDEALTLTTALVHRLATDVIGSRWAVSDLITPALMTVLHHHLAAGLAPPDALRATQRHALTPADRRRAIPGLAALEPFLAEQELGAVQDWAAFIHQGNPAPEPPRREPAP; the protein is encoded by the coding sequence TTGGCCGAGCGTTCCGGGGGACTGGCCGGACTGGCCGTGGCCTTGCCGTACATCATGAAGGCGTACGACCTGCCGTCGAGTACCGCGGGCCCGGTTCCGGCGGACGCTCCCCGGCCGGTCCCGCCCGTCGAAGGACGCGGGGCGGTGGACGACGCCGGCGCCGCGGACATCGGACAGCTGGCCCGCTCGCTGAACGCGCCGACCATCCTCACCGAGATCATCAGCCCCGGCTTCGTCACCCTCGACGAGTTGCGCGCGCTCACCGAGCGCTCCCTGGCCGACGGTGACGCCGGGGACGGCCCGGCGCGCGCCATCGCCGCGCTCAGCTATCTGGCCCTGGGGATGCGTACCGGCGAACAGGGCTGCTTCGACCGGGCGTTGGCGTTGCTGGCCGAGGTCCGTAACTCCTCCGGTCCGGTCGAGCGGGAAACCGAGTGGCTGCTCCAGGCCACCGTGCCCGCCGTGCTGCTCGGCTCCCATCTGACCGGTCACAGTCTCCAGGACGGGCAGGTGGCACAGGAGTTGATCGAGGCGGCTCTGGCACCCGGCGGAACCCTCGCCACCAGCGCGGTCCCCGAGCGGCCCGGCGCCTCCGGCCTGCTCTACATGAACCAGTGCGTGCGAGCCCAGTTCGCCATCGACCGCGCCCAACGCGACCAGGACGCCTCCCGGTTGGACGAGATCCGGGACGAACTGCTGGGCCTGGCGGAGCGGGAGACCGCCGAGGACAGTGAATGGCGCGGTCTGCCCCGCATCCTGCTGTGCGTCCTGGAGCTCGTCCGGGTCCAGCTCACGGCCGACCTCACCGCGCTGCGCAGCGCGGTCGACCAGCACGCGGCGGCCCTGGCGCACACCGGCAGCCTCCCCTTCGTACGGCCGCTGCTCACCACGATGGAGGCGCCGCTGCTGGCCCTCGCCACCCACCTCGAACCGGACACTGGGCGGGTCCGGCGCTCTCTGGCCTCGGCGCGGGCCGCCCTGGAGGCGCCCGCCTCCGTGTCCGGGCAGCGGCCTCGCAACCGGCTCGCCATCGCGCTCGCCCTGCGGACCCTGCACGCCCGTGCGCCCGACCCGGAACTCCTCGACGAGACCATCGCCGAACTGGACGCCGCCGTCGCGGAGTTGGGCGAGCAGGGCGGTGACCAGGCGCGCGGTGACGCGGCCGACCTGGTGGTGCCGCTGCACCAGCAGCTGGCGACCGCCCTGGCCGAGCGGGTCGGCCGAGCCGACCCGACGCACGACGCCGCCGCGCACGACCGGCTGTCCCGAGCGCTCGACCATGCCCGGCGCGCCCTGCGCGCCTCGGCGGACGACGTGCTGCTCCAGCTCGGCGCCGAGCACGGGCTGCGCGCCGCCCGCGCGGCCGGTGACCTCGGCGTCCAGGCGGCGGGCTGGGCGATCCGGCTCAACCGGCCCGAGACCGCCGTCGCCTGCCTGGAGGCCGGTCGCGCCCTGGTGCTGCACGCCGCCGCGGCCGGGACCACGGTGGCCGACCGGCTGGAGGCCCTGGGCGCCTACGACACGGCGCGGGCCTGGCGGCAGGCCACCGCCGTCGCGGGTGCCTCCGGACCCGCCGCCCTCGACGACGTCCTGCACCCGGACGCCACCGGGGCGCCCCGGCTGCCCAGCGCGCTGCGCCGGGAGGCGCTGGAGCTGGTGCGCTCGGCGCCGGGCAGCACACCGGTCGCCGCACCGCCCCCGGCGCAGATTATCGGCGCCACACTTGCCCGCTGCCGCGCCGACGCCCTCGTCCACCTGGTGCCGGGCACCGGCGGCGCACCGGGTGCCGCCCTGCTCGTACGGCCGGGACACGCCGTGCGGGCGGTGCCGCTGCCCGGGCTGTCCGCCGCGAGCCGCGGCCCACTGGACGACTTTCTCCTGGCGGGGGCCGCACTGCGGCGCGGCCGGGGTCCGGACGCGCACGATCCCGGCGCGGTCCCACCGGTGCGCAGGCCGGAGCACAAGTGGCAGCGGGCCCTGGACCGGCTCTGTGCCTGGGTCGGCGAGTCGGTCGTCGCACCAGTGCTGGACGCGCTGGACGTCTGGGAGCGCGCGCTGACCGAGAGCGGGCTGCGGCCGGCCGGCGCCGGACCGGCCCCCGACCCGGTCCGGCTGGTGATCGTCCCCTGCGGCGATCTGGGGGTCGTACCGTGGCAGGCGGCCCTGCTGCCGCTGCCGGACGCCGGGACGCGGGACGCGGGGCCCGGCCGGCTCCCGGCCACCGCCCGACTGTGCGAACTCGCCGTGGTGACCTATGCCGCCTCAGGCGCCGAACTCGTCCATGGCACCCGGCGGTCCCGGCTGCCCATCGGCCAGGGCCAGGCCCTGGTCTCGGCGCCCGGTTTCCTGCTCTATGCCGAGGACGAGATCAAGGCGCTGCGCACCGCCTACTACGGGGGCGCCCGTGTCCTGGCGGAGGACGGTACCGACGGCGGGCCCGACGTACCGACGCCCGACGCCGTGCTGGAGGTGCTGGGCGCGCGGTCACCCGGGACGGGCGGCCGGGCCGGCCTGGTCCATCTGGCCTGCCACGGGACGGCCGGCGCCGACCCCACCCGCTCCGCGCTGCACTTGTGGTATCCCGAGGACCAGCCGGCCGAGAACGGCCACCTCACGGTGACCACTCTGCTGGACACCCCCTCGGCGGGCAGCCGTCGCGGACCGCTGGTCGTGCTCAGCGCATGCGAGACCGACCTCAGCAACGCCGACCACGACGAGGCCCTCACCCTCACCACAGCCCTGGTGCACCGACTGGCCACGGACGTCATCGGCTCCCGCTGGGCGGTGTCCGACCTGATCACCCCGGCCCTGATGACCGTGCTGCACCACCATCTCGCCGCCGGTCTGGCCCCACCCGACGCGCTCCGCGCCACCCAGCGCCACGCCCTCACCCCTGCCGATCGCCGTCGGGCCATACCGGGCCTGGCCGCGCTGGAGCCGTTCCTCGCGGAACAGGAGCTGGGCGCCGTCCAGGACTGGGCCGCCTTCATCCACCAGGGAAACCCCGCCCCCGAGCCGCCCCGGAGGGAACCCGCCCCATGA
- a CDS encoding RES family NAD+ phosphorylase gives MAGHAPPSDARMEPLVRTLPAGTELYRCHRTGRPSESFNSSRQHAYFDGDRFGATEQDPFAYLYAALDPVTALSEVLLRSVRFDGPDAQRRIPWAQASRYSLSVLRTTADIILVDLRSAEGLASVWTDSWLVDAEREEYPKTRYWVRLIREHAPFVQGLLWQSKRHRPRESLQLFGDRCGAVPLEPVDGRTVNLRTEDGAAEARQLLGPVRATISQRVSADGS, from the coding sequence ATGGCCGGCCACGCCCCGCCCTCCGACGCTCGAATGGAACCGCTGGTCAGGACGCTGCCCGCGGGCACCGAGCTGTACCGCTGCCATCGCACCGGGCGTCCGTCCGAGTCGTTCAACTCCAGTCGCCAGCACGCCTATTTCGACGGCGACCGCTTCGGCGCCACCGAACAGGACCCGTTCGCCTATCTCTACGCGGCCCTCGACCCTGTCACCGCGCTCAGCGAGGTGCTGCTGCGGTCGGTACGGTTCGACGGGCCGGACGCCCAGCGCCGCATCCCCTGGGCCCAGGCCAGCCGGTACAGCCTCTCCGTGCTGCGCACCACCGCCGACATCATCCTCGTCGACCTGCGGTCGGCGGAGGGGCTGGCCTCGGTGTGGACCGACTCCTGGCTGGTCGACGCGGAGCGCGAGGAGTATCCGAAGACCCGCTACTGGGTACGGCTGATCAGGGAGCATGCTCCGTTCGTGCAGGGCCTGTTGTGGCAGTCCAAGCGCCATCGGCCCCGGGAGTCGCTGCAGTTGTTCGGGGACCGCTGCGGCGCCGTGCCGCTGGAACCGGTGGACGGCCGTACGGTGAACCTGCGGACGGAGGACGGGGCGGCCGAGGCCCGGCAGTTGCTGGGTCCGGTGCGCGCCACGATCTCCCAGCGGGTTTCCGCGGACGGGAGTTGA
- a CDS encoding FHA domain-containing protein encodes MTDPDDDDSWDSFTPLRPGTPRAAPAGPLGPDPGHRPSSDADHAPQEVPEDDEPWDSLTPVRPGAPRPVPAGAPAAVADDPPDGLVPRRPDEAPAADDRRTAEPAAGRSRPAQGPPRLVRCPGCARKVPARAERCPACSAPVSDADPGPVGEAGVSAVLRFSGGLVQLRLRPGEVRALGRDPDWAPTTARGFADEHSVSRRHAEVALRADGTLWVTEYQDGTTHGTRVNGDYVLPAVPRPLADGDRLVLGLHSEAIVSLCAPGERAPD; translated from the coding sequence GTGACGGACCCGGACGACGACGACTCCTGGGACAGCTTCACCCCCCTCCGCCCGGGAACCCCCCGCGCCGCCCCGGCCGGCCCGCTCGGGCCGGACCCGGGGCATCGGCCCAGTTCGGATGCCGACCATGCCCCCCAGGAGGTTCCCGAGGACGACGAGCCCTGGGACAGCCTTACCCCCGTCCGTCCTGGAGCGCCCCGCCCCGTCCCGGCCGGCGCGCCCGCCGCCGTGGCGGACGACCCGCCGGATGGCCTGGTGCCCCGGCGGCCCGACGAAGCCCCCGCGGCGGACGACCGCAGGACGGCGGAGCCCGCTGCGGGCCGATCCCGGCCGGCCCAAGGTCCGCCGCGGCTGGTGCGGTGTCCGGGGTGCGCACGCAAGGTGCCGGCCCGCGCCGAGCGGTGCCCCGCCTGTTCCGCCCCGGTGTCTGACGCGGACCCCGGTCCCGTCGGCGAGGCGGGCGTCAGCGCCGTGCTGCGGTTCTCCGGCGGACTGGTGCAGCTCCGGCTGCGTCCCGGGGAGGTGCGCGCCCTCGGCCGGGACCCGGACTGGGCCCCCACCACGGCCCGCGGGTTCGCCGACGAGCACTCGGTGTCCCGTCGCCACGCCGAGGTCGCCCTGCGCGCGGACGGCACCCTGTGGGTGACCGAGTACCAGGACGGCACCACCCACGGCACCCGGGTCAACGGGGACTACGTGCTGCCCGCCGTCCCCCGGCCGCTGGCCGACGGCGACCGCCTCGTCCTGGGACTCCACTCCGAGGCGATCGTCTCCTTGTGCGCGCCCGGCGAGCGCGCACCGGACTGA
- a CDS encoding AAA family ATPase, which yields MSSTTNGSAGDRLVKDGRSPHGAPAPRRSAPPFVDEITGTLPVHSQFVLHGNIRDRYLALRRRNGELTEADRGLPEVLWDRLRPLGYGALLRYDQITGFVSLVGPDQQDVLDLLNDALRSPRTGQSGGNRTPQLLEAEPLLREIVTGFRERRTTRRRDGRDAEPLRLALLIDYSSRLTADVTRLSDAERDFFLACVQLAEEATPLAPAAHLPPRETAGRTEMFNPIIWLADSDRDLPHWLVSGSERIRAVAVPSPDAGERRRMAALLAARHPGPAAPGSTHRDGGGGGTAEPGPGGRPRLDPVTAFAKAAAGLSLDAMRQSHQLALSRGMPFDAMPDAVRIYRLGVEKDPWRSADIRERIAVGHEYLTGRVRGQETAVVMTLDILKRAALGLSGAQATSAGHRPRGVLFFAGPTGTGKTEMAKTVAQLLFDSEDAYLRFDMSEFSSAHAADRLVGAPPGYVGFEAGGELTRAVRADPFRVILFDEIEKAHQGVLDKFLQLLEDGRLTDGQGVTTYFSECVLIFTSNLGVQHTDRETKQRVWDVHPTDEHSELVRRVKGNVRLHFEAEVGRPELMNRFGGNVVVFGFITGDAAEEVLDLSIRNIAAALWESQGITLEIAPAARKQLGTYCLRDQYAGGRGIGMALETHLINPLARAIFEIRPDSLRGTIRVDEVTEDPDDGSVDVRITRHGDRP from the coding sequence GTGAGTTCGACCACCAACGGATCAGCGGGCGACCGTCTCGTCAAGGACGGCCGCTCCCCGCACGGCGCCCCGGCCCCGCGGCGATCGGCACCCCCCTTCGTCGACGAGATCACCGGCACGCTCCCCGTGCACAGTCAGTTCGTGCTGCACGGCAACATCCGCGACCGCTACCTGGCCCTGCGCCGCCGTAACGGCGAGTTGACCGAGGCGGACCGCGGCCTGCCCGAGGTGCTGTGGGACAGGCTGCGTCCGCTCGGCTACGGCGCCCTGCTGCGCTACGACCAGATCACCGGCTTCGTCAGCCTCGTCGGCCCCGACCAGCAGGACGTGCTCGACCTCCTCAACGACGCCCTGCGCAGTCCGCGCACCGGGCAGAGCGGCGGCAACCGCACCCCGCAACTGCTGGAGGCGGAACCGCTGTTGCGGGAGATTGTCACCGGCTTCCGGGAACGCAGGACCACGCGGCGGCGGGACGGCCGGGACGCCGAGCCGCTGCGGCTCGCCCTGCTGATCGACTACTCGTCCCGGCTGACCGCCGATGTGACCCGGCTCAGCGACGCCGAGCGGGACTTCTTCCTGGCCTGTGTGCAACTCGCCGAGGAGGCGACGCCGTTGGCACCCGCCGCGCATCTCCCGCCGCGTGAGACGGCGGGCCGCACGGAGATGTTCAACCCGATCATCTGGCTCGCCGACAGCGATCGTGATCTGCCGCACTGGCTGGTGAGCGGTTCCGAGCGCATCCGAGCGGTCGCCGTCCCCAGCCCGGACGCCGGCGAACGACGGCGCATGGCCGCGCTGCTGGCCGCACGCCACCCCGGTCCGGCGGCTCCCGGCTCCACCCACCGGGACGGCGGAGGCGGTGGCACGGCGGAGCCCGGGCCGGGCGGGCGGCCTCGGCTGGACCCGGTCACCGCCTTCGCCAAGGCCGCGGCCGGGCTGTCCCTGGACGCGATGCGGCAGAGCCATCAACTGGCACTGTCGCGGGGCATGCCGTTCGACGCGATGCCGGACGCGGTCCGTATCTACCGGCTGGGGGTGGAGAAGGACCCCTGGCGCTCCGCCGACATCCGCGAACGGATCGCCGTGGGGCACGAATACCTCACCGGGCGGGTCCGGGGCCAGGAGACGGCGGTCGTGATGACCCTCGACATCCTCAAACGGGCCGCGCTCGGACTCTCCGGCGCGCAGGCGACCTCTGCCGGGCACCGGCCGCGCGGTGTGCTGTTCTTCGCCGGACCGACCGGAACGGGCAAGACGGAGATGGCCAAGACGGTCGCCCAGTTGCTGTTCGACAGCGAGGACGCCTATCTCCGGTTCGACATGAGCGAGTTCTCCTCCGCGCACGCTGCCGACCGGCTGGTGGGCGCCCCGCCCGGATACGTGGGCTTCGAGGCGGGCGGCGAACTGACCCGCGCGGTGCGCGCCGACCCGTTCCGGGTCATCCTCTTCGATGAGATCGAGAAGGCGCACCAGGGTGTGCTGGACAAGTTCCTCCAGCTCCTGGAGGACGGCCGGCTCACCGACGGGCAGGGTGTCACCACCTACTTCAGCGAGTGCGTGCTCATCTTCACCTCGAACCTGGGCGTGCAGCACACCGACCGGGAGACCAAGCAGCGGGTGTGGGACGTGCACCCGACCGACGAGCACAGCGAACTGGTGCGGCGGGTCAAGGGCAACGTCCGGCTTCACTTCGAGGCGGAGGTGGGACGCCCGGAGCTGATGAACCGGTTCGGCGGCAATGTGGTCGTGTTCGGCTTCATCACCGGCGACGCCGCAGAGGAGGTCCTTGACCTGTCCATCCGCAACATCGCCGCCGCGCTCTGGGAGAGCCAGGGCATCACGCTGGAGATCGCCCCGGCCGCCCGCAAGCAGCTGGGCACCTACTGCCTGCGGGACCAGTACGCCGGAGGCCGGGGCATCGGCATGGCCCTGGAGACCCATCTGATCAACCCGCTGGCCCGTGCGATCTTCGAGATCCGGCCGGACTCGCTGCGTGGCACGATCCGGGTGGACGAGGTGACGGAGGACCCGGACGACGGCTCCGTGGACGTAAGGATCACCCGCCACGGAGACCGGCCGTGA
- a CDS encoding protein kinase domain-containing protein — MTTETPPDGGPDRNAVPPTDRFPDVEPDPARGREAREDLHDLPAGLRARFERLAELGAGRTGEPSPAQAVVLRVMEREPRLRAPGVPLVWKGYHHFFAPNPQVHRALREPLDPHLTQVLDHGRAPGMVWEVCPSEGESTLAEYRERHQERTGAPLPAERVGEVVAQLHGALTALHGQGLVHRDVAPDNIVVREGPDGEPRVVLVDIGAAAPSDQGRPLHWVGKPLYVAPEAAAAVQTVAPGVDWWSLGMVIAELALGAHPIRLRERGLVLRRVSTEDVDLGGIRDPRLRALCEGLLTRSLRHRWGADQVGQWLAPEREDPVPVTRRSVVAHAPAARPAPPIRPFVFMGQEYTDREELAEALDRCHPSTARLLSSTDRRTELADWADQFTLAATTGETEPAAEGEDSADVRALLNRAPGPVGLARLLNRLGPHLPVTWHGIGLEGYQLPELVRQAAAGDRDAADLVVALAHPGLLTALAVRPGGEQLAATESQWRRLREAWDAQTDELALRHPRLRRRAVRSALNRDTAVDARLLLLARLPQTAGGWTRQVHRAARRLAVPVPWFERLLDEADEPLRPAAALLLLRLAQDDAGRGYARLEERRQQQAAAALAADSDGLGREMRRLDMVPNLGWAVLGAVLVCAPWGFLIGISDAAGRAPQSAVLTGWLLAMPAALAVHALELWIAVRIGPPGYHPSHSLAGLIIGTAERPARFVLSGRWARLAAGVLMAVLFLVVLPYVLLWAPWLWPVGTVAALAVWTVRRHRAWDREVRRQRGLRAATRGTRAPAAVAGRRTE, encoded by the coding sequence ATGACGACCGAAACACCACCTGACGGCGGTCCTGACAGGAACGCCGTCCCGCCGACCGACCGGTTCCCGGACGTCGAACCCGACCCGGCGCGCGGCCGTGAGGCGAGAGAGGACCTGCACGACCTGCCCGCGGGGCTGCGCGCGCGCTTCGAGCGGCTGGCCGAACTCGGCGCCGGCCGCACTGGCGAGCCGAGTCCTGCCCAGGCCGTGGTCTTGCGGGTGATGGAGCGTGAACCACGGCTCCGGGCTCCCGGCGTCCCGCTGGTGTGGAAGGGCTACCACCACTTCTTCGCCCCGAACCCGCAGGTTCACCGTGCGCTGCGGGAGCCGCTCGACCCGCATCTCACCCAGGTCCTCGACCACGGCCGGGCGCCCGGCATGGTGTGGGAGGTCTGCCCGTCGGAGGGCGAGTCCACGCTCGCCGAGTACCGTGAACGCCACCAGGAGCGGACGGGCGCCCCGCTGCCCGCCGAGCGCGTGGGTGAGGTCGTCGCCCAGCTCCACGGCGCGCTGACCGCCCTGCACGGGCAGGGCCTGGTGCACCGCGATGTCGCGCCGGACAACATAGTCGTCCGGGAGGGCCCCGACGGAGAGCCCCGGGTTGTCCTGGTCGACATCGGCGCTGCCGCGCCATCGGACCAGGGCCGGCCGCTCCACTGGGTCGGCAAACCGCTCTATGTGGCGCCGGAGGCCGCGGCTGCCGTTCAGACCGTCGCACCCGGCGTCGACTGGTGGTCCCTCGGCATGGTGATCGCCGAACTCGCCCTCGGCGCCCACCCGATACGGCTGCGGGAACGCGGCCTGGTACTGCGCCGCGTCAGCACCGAGGACGTCGACCTCGGCGGAATCCGCGACCCCCGGCTGCGCGCCCTGTGCGAGGGTCTGCTCACCCGGTCCCTGCGCCACCGCTGGGGCGCTGACCAGGTCGGCCAGTGGCTCGCCCCCGAGCGGGAGGACCCTGTGCCGGTCACCCGGCGCTCGGTGGTCGCGCACGCACCGGCCGCCCGGCCGGCCCCGCCCATCCGGCCCTTCGTCTTCATGGGCCAGGAGTACACCGACCGCGAGGAATTGGCCGAGGCGCTCGACCGCTGCCACCCGAGCACCGCGCGCCTGCTCTCCTCGACCGACCGCCGGACCGAACTCGCCGACTGGGCTGACCAGTTCACCCTCGCCGCGACCACCGGGGAAACGGAACCGGCGGCCGAGGGCGAGGACTCAGCCGATGTGCGCGCCCTGCTGAACCGGGCCCCCGGACCCGTCGGGCTGGCCCGGCTGCTCAACCGCCTCGGCCCGCATCTGCCGGTCACCTGGCACGGGATCGGCCTGGAAGGCTACCAACTGCCCGAGCTCGTACGGCAGGCCGCCGCCGGAGACCGTGACGCCGCGGACCTGGTCGTCGCGCTCGCCCACCCGGGACTGCTGACCGCCCTCGCCGTCCGGCCGGGTGGCGAACAGCTCGCCGCCACCGAGAGCCAGTGGCGCCGACTGCGCGAGGCCTGGGACGCGCAGACCGACGAACTCGCCCTGCGCCACCCCCGGTTACGTCGCCGCGCGGTCCGCTCGGCACTCAACCGGGACACCGCCGTCGACGCTCGGCTGCTGCTCCTGGCCAGGCTGCCGCAGACAGCCGGCGGCTGGACCCGGCAGGTCCACCGCGCCGCCCGCCGGCTTGCCGTCCCGGTGCCCTGGTTCGAGCGGCTGCTCGACGAGGCCGATGAACCGTTGCGCCCGGCAGCCGCCCTACTGCTGCTCCGCCTGGCCCAGGACGACGCCGGGCGCGGCTACGCGCGGCTGGAGGAACGCCGTCAGCAGCAGGCCGCCGCCGCCCTGGCCGCCGACAGTGACGGGCTGGGCAGGGAGATGCGCCGCCTGGACATGGTGCCCAACCTCGGCTGGGCGGTGCTCGGCGCCGTGCTGGTGTGCGCCCCCTGGGGGTTCCTCATCGGCATATCCGACGCGGCCGGACGGGCTCCGCAGTCCGCCGTCCTGACCGGCTGGCTGCTGGCCATGCCCGCGGCGCTCGCCGTCCACGCCCTGGAACTCTGGATCGCCGTCCGTATCGGGCCGCCCGGCTACCACCCCTCCCACTCGCTGGCCGGACTCATCATCGGGACCGCCGAGCGACCGGCCCGTTTCGTCCTCAGCGGTCGCTGGGCGCGGCTGGCCGCCGGGGTGCTCATGGCGGTGCTGTTCCTGGTCGTGCTGCCCTATGTCCTGCTGTGGGCGCCGTGGCTCTGGCCGGTGGGCACAGTGGCGGCGCTCGCCGTGTGGACGGTACGCCGCCACCGCGCCTGGGACCGCGAAGTACGCCGTCAGCGCGGCCTGCGGGCCGCCACCCGGGGCACCCGGGCCCCCGCCGCAGTAGCCGGAAGGAGGACCGAGTGA
- a CDS encoding Appr-1-p processing protein: MGLAHRPAAPSGLPPHHQLVAELRALRKAGLPRVRQVSHPGLDAAATAAGLPIGPGEPAAGIERLLRAAVRRLDGPARPAADPADTQPVGELARAAAHSFGLLGPGSEVAGERRKAAAAVFGVTTESFRHRQERQVMDRLADALLDLAGADAPPDGRTGLTGPPRARPARMTGPPVHYGTDPSADPSTHPPIQVHLSPIELLRGIDILVSSENTYLEMSKIFSNTISGALRRAAAVRDETSAVVDDPLARELRDWLARHGRGGLQVPPGTVVSTGPGALARRGVRRVLHAAVVVPRRDGDGYDTNERTVAEVVAAAFRVAAAERDTFEPPLTSLCFPVLGAGRGGLPPERAARWLRWAVEEELGADPRWTVHLVTRTPALVPLLRGEEQQD, encoded by the coding sequence ATGGGATTGGCACACCGCCCCGCGGCACCATCTGGACTTCCCCCGCACCACCAACTGGTGGCTGAACTGCGCGCGTTGCGCAAAGCCGGCCTGCCCCGGGTACGACAGGTGTCGCACCCCGGACTGGACGCGGCGGCGACCGCCGCCGGTCTGCCCATCGGCCCGGGGGAACCCGCCGCCGGTATCGAGCGCCTGCTGCGGGCGGCCGTCCGCCGGCTCGACGGTCCGGCGCGGCCCGCGGCGGATCCGGCCGACACCCAGCCGGTCGGCGAACTCGCCCGCGCGGCAGCCCACTCGTTCGGCCTTCTGGGCCCCGGCTCCGAGGTGGCGGGCGAGCGCCGCAAGGCGGCGGCTGCCGTCTTCGGCGTGACCACGGAGAGCTTCCGGCACCGCCAGGAGCGCCAGGTCATGGACCGGCTGGCCGACGCCCTCCTCGACCTGGCCGGCGCGGACGCGCCCCCCGACGGCCGCACCGGCCTGACAGGGCCGCCCCGGGCGCGGCCCGCAAGGATGACCGGGCCGCCGGTGCACTACGGCACGGACCCGTCCGCCGACCCGTCCACCCACCCGCCCATCCAGGTGCACCTCAGCCCCATCGAGCTCCTGCGGGGCATAGACATCCTGGTCTCCTCCGAGAACACGTATCTGGAGATGTCGAAGATCTTCAGCAACACCATCTCCGGCGCGCTGCGCCGCGCGGCGGCCGTGCGGGACGAGACGAGTGCCGTGGTCGACGACCCCCTCGCCCGCGAACTGCGCGACTGGCTGGCCCGGCACGGGCGCGGGGGCCTCCAGGTGCCTCCCGGCACGGTGGTGTCCACCGGACCCGGGGCGCTGGCGCGGCGCGGGGTCCGCCGGGTGCTGCACGCGGCGGTCGTCGTCCCCCGCAGGGACGGCGACGGCTACGACACGAACGAGCGGACGGTGGCCGAGGTCGTTGCCGCGGCCTTCCGGGTGGCGGCAGCCGAACGGGACACGTTCGAACCGCCGTTGACGTCGCTGTGCTTCCCCGTACTGGGCGCCGGACGCGGCGGGCTGCCCCCCGAACGGGCCGCCCGCTGGCTGCGCTGGGCGGTCGAGGAGGAGCTGGGCGCCGACCCACGCTGGACGGTCCACCTGGTCACCCGTACTCCCGCACTGGTCCCCCTGCTGCGTGGCGAGGAGCAACAGGACTGA
- a CDS encoding 4Fe-4S single cluster domain-containing protein, giving the protein MDSAERLDVSGVHLPLLALGPGVRLGVWTQGCSLACPGCMSRHTWDPAGGTRVPVAELLELWERALRRGVVGLTVSGGEPCEQSAPLGALLRGADVLRREPWVRPAPDGGAPDLLVYTGYEEDELTDEQRAALAPADAVVTGRFRIAEPTELVWRGSANQRMLPRTELGRLRYGPHLARERERHEGLQVVVGRRAPDGTWPTRWYGIPRPGELARWKREGARHGLPVASPSWRP; this is encoded by the coding sequence GTGGACAGTGCGGAACGGCTGGATGTCAGCGGCGTCCATCTGCCGCTGCTCGCCCTGGGGCCCGGCGTACGGCTCGGCGTCTGGACCCAGGGGTGCTCGCTGGCCTGCCCGGGGTGCATGTCACGGCACACCTGGGACCCGGCCGGCGGTACCCGCGTCCCGGTGGCCGAGCTGCTGGAGCTGTGGGAAAGGGCCCTGCGGCGCGGGGTGGTGGGCCTCACCGTGAGCGGCGGTGAACCGTGCGAGCAGTCCGCACCGCTCGGCGCGCTGCTCCGGGGCGCCGACGTGCTGCGCCGGGAGCCCTGGGTGCGCCCCGCGCCCGACGGAGGCGCGCCCGATCTGCTCGTCTACACCGGGTACGAGGAGGACGAACTCACCGATGAGCAGAGGGCCGCGCTCGCTCCGGCGGACGCCGTGGTCACTGGTCGGTTCCGGATCGCCGAGCCAACCGAGCTGGTCTGGCGAGGCTCGGCCAACCAGCGCATGCTTCCGCGCACGGAGCTGGGACGGCTGCGGTACGGCCCCCACCTCGCCCGGGAGCGGGAGCGTCACGAGGGGCTCCAGGTCGTGGTGGGGCGCCGGGCACCCGACGGCACCTGGCCGACACGCTGGTACGGCATCCCGCGCCCCGGCGAACTGGCCCGCTGGAAGAGAGAGGGGGCGCGGCATGGTCTGCCGGTCGCCTCGCCCAGCTGGCGCCCCTGA